A DNA window from Patagioenas fasciata isolate bPatFas1 chromosome 1, bPatFas1.hap1, whole genome shotgun sequence contains the following coding sequences:
- the LOC136103715 gene encoding histone H2A, orphon-like, with translation MGTYLWEQAASSMSGEQEVCTVSEQEREPEATCSEEPSKGSEAKVKKSRSSRSSRAGLLFPVSRVDRQLRRGHFAERLGARAPVYLAAVLQCVTHKTMDEAAKISKEKKQQRISPLHLKMAMQRSSVLRKLMRGSMRRQCGKAGPQSQRLAARSGKKTTKSTKRCLRQRAAPAPATAVVN, from the coding sequence ATGGGGACATACCTGTGGGAGCAAGCTGCGAGCAGTATGTCCGGAGAACAGGAGGTCTGCacagtgtctgagcaggagagggaGCCTGAAGCAACATGTTCTGAGGAGCCCTCCAAAGGCAGTGAAGCCAAGGTCAAAAAGAGTCGCTCTTCACGGTCCTCCCGGGCTGGGCTGCTCTTCCCTGTGAGCCGTGTAGACAGGCAACTGCGCAGAGGCCACTTTGCTGAGCGCCTTGGAGCCAGGGCCCCCGTCTATCTGGCTGCAGTGCTGCAGTGTGTGACACACAAGACCATGGACGAGGCTGCAAAGAtttcaaaggagaaaaagcagcagcgCATTTCTCCATTGCACTTGAAGATGGCAATGCAAAGGAGCTCTGTGCTCAGGAAGCTCATGCGAGGCAGCATGCGCAGGCAGTGTGGCAAGGCTGGCCCCCAAAGCCAGCGCCTGGCCGCGCGCTCTGGAAAGAAGACAACCAAGAGTACAAAGAGGTGCCTCAGGCAAAGGGCTGCACCTGCCCCTGCCACTGCTGTCGTCAACTGA